The Amycolatopsis viridis genome window below encodes:
- a CDS encoding ABC transporter substrate-binding protein: protein MRTKRFAAAAAAALLALTLGACGQGGNSAGGGGNGPLISIVSKGFQHQFWQAVKKGAEDEAAAKGARTTFVGPATEKDVEQQVNMLTNELAKSPQALGFAALDSRAAAPLLQQAKSQNIPVIAFDSGVDSDIPVTTVATDNKAAAAEAAKHLAQQIGGQGKVALVVHDQTSLSGKDRRDGFLDWMAKNAPGITVLPPQYGGGDQLESANITKSIISANPDLKGIYASNEGSAIGVLKGVQESGKQGLTVVGFDSGKAQIDAINSGLEFGAITQDPVDIGRQLVDAALKAINHQPLPKRIDTAFYWYDKTNINDPKIQAALYQ, encoded by the coding sequence ATGAGGACTAAAAGGTTCGCCGCAGCGGCCGCCGCCGCCCTGCTGGCGCTGACGCTGGGCGCGTGCGGCCAGGGCGGGAACTCCGCCGGCGGCGGCGGTAACGGCCCGCTCATCTCGATCGTGTCCAAGGGCTTCCAGCACCAGTTCTGGCAGGCTGTGAAGAAGGGCGCCGAGGACGAGGCCGCCGCCAAGGGCGCGCGCACCACGTTCGTCGGCCCGGCCACCGAGAAGGACGTCGAGCAGCAGGTCAACATGCTCACCAACGAGCTGGCCAAGTCGCCGCAGGCGCTCGGGTTCGCGGCGCTGGACTCGCGGGCCGCCGCCCCGCTGCTGCAGCAGGCGAAGTCGCAGAACATCCCGGTGATCGCGTTCGACTCCGGTGTGGACAGCGACATCCCGGTCACCACGGTTGCCACGGACAACAAGGCCGCGGCGGCCGAGGCGGCCAAGCACCTGGCGCAGCAGATCGGCGGACAGGGCAAGGTCGCGCTGGTCGTGCACGACCAGACGAGCCTGTCCGGCAAGGACCGGCGGGACGGGTTCCTGGACTGGATGGCGAAGAACGCGCCCGGTATCACGGTGCTGCCGCCCCAGTACGGTGGTGGTGACCAGCTGGAGTCGGCCAACATCACCAAGTCGATCATCTCGGCCAACCCCGACCTGAAGGGCATCTACGCCTCCAACGAGGGTTCGGCGATCGGCGTGCTCAAGGGTGTGCAGGAGAGCGGGAAGCAGGGCCTGACGGTGGTCGGGTTCGACTCCGGCAAGGCCCAGATCGACGCGATCAACAGCGGCCTCGAGTTCGGCGCGATCACCCAGGACCCGGTGGACATCGGGCGGCAACTGGTGGACGCCGCGCTGAAGGCGATCAACCACCAGCCGCTGCCCAAGCGGATCGACACCGCGTTCTACTGGTACGACAAGACCAACATCAACGACCCGAAGATCCAGGCGGCGCTCTACCAGTGA
- a CDS encoding esterase/lipase family protein: protein MRVSAWWRGISPRRRLLVMLVAAVAVAGLLAGALAAGRSAPAGDGWPAQDDPGPVLLVPGYGGAQDALARLAGRIRQATGRQTEVLTLPDGGTGDLLAQVAVLDDAAERARARGAPSVDVIGYSAGGVVAGWWATQGGGEHQARRLVTLGAPLHGTQLAAAAAALDPSACPAACRQLAPGSALLRQLQAQPVPAALPWLSVWTERDEVVVPPDSARIDGAVNVPLQAVCPADPAAHGDLPTDPQVTALVLRALGTAPLTAPAGCG from the coding sequence GTGCGGGTTTCGGCTTGGTGGCGGGGTATCAGCCCACGCCGCCGTCTGCTGGTGATGCTCGTCGCCGCGGTGGCGGTGGCGGGTCTGCTCGCGGGCGCCCTCGCCGCCGGCCGTTCTGCGCCGGCCGGTGACGGGTGGCCGGCGCAGGACGACCCGGGTCCCGTGCTGCTGGTTCCCGGCTACGGTGGCGCGCAGGACGCGCTCGCCCGGCTCGCCGGCCGGATCCGGCAGGCGACCGGACGGCAGACCGAGGTGCTGACACTGCCGGACGGCGGCACCGGGGATCTGCTGGCCCAGGTCGCCGTCCTGGACGACGCGGCCGAGCGGGCGCGCGCCCGCGGGGCACCGTCGGTCGACGTGATCGGCTATTCGGCCGGCGGGGTGGTCGCCGGCTGGTGGGCCACCCAGGGCGGCGGCGAGCACCAGGCCCGCCGCCTGGTGACGCTGGGCGCGCCCCTGCACGGCACCCAGCTCGCGGCGGCCGCCGCGGCGCTCGACCCGTCCGCGTGCCCGGCCGCGTGCCGGCAGCTCGCCCCCGGCAGCGCGCTGCTGCGGCAGCTGCAGGCGCAGCCGGTGCCGGCCGCCCTCCCGTGGCTGTCGGTGTGGACCGAGCGCGACGAGGTGGTGGTGCCGCCCGACTCGGCCCGGATCGACGGCGCGGTGAACGTGCCGCTGCAAGCCGTGTGCCCGGCGGATCCCGCCGCCCACGGCGACCTGCCCACCGACCCGCAGGTCACCGCGCTCGTCCTGCGCGCGCTGGGCACCGCACCGCTGACCGCGCCGGCCGGCTGCGGCTAG
- a CDS encoding L-fuconate dehydratase yields the protein MARIVALHTHDVRFPTSRTLDGSDAMNPDPDYSAAYLRLVTDAADGLEGHGFVFTIGRGNDVQVAALRALEGHLLGRDVDALLADLGGVWRELVHDSQLRWLGPEKGIMHMAIGAAVTALWDLRAKREGKPLWQLLSSLSPEEIVDLVDFRYLTDALTRDEALDILRAAQPGRAEREARLLSEGYPAYTTTPGWLGYDDAKLARLCREAVADGFGQIKLKVGADLDEDVRRLRIAREVCGPDVRIAVDANQRWDVGDAIRWLERLRPFDIAWIEEPTSPDDILGHAAIARAVAPIPVATGEHGANRVLFKQMLQANALSVLQLDATRVGGVNENIAILLLAAKFGVRVCPHAGGVGLCEAVQHLAMFDYVAVSGTAEDRMIEFVDHLHEHFVTPVDVHDGRYFAPKAPGAGTEMHASSLAEYAHG from the coding sequence GTGGCACGCATCGTCGCCCTGCACACGCACGACGTCCGGTTCCCGACGTCCCGGACGCTCGACGGGTCGGACGCGATGAACCCGGACCCCGACTACTCGGCGGCCTACCTGCGGCTGGTCACCGACGCCGCCGACGGTCTGGAGGGACACGGGTTCGTGTTCACCATCGGCCGCGGCAACGACGTGCAGGTCGCCGCGCTCCGCGCGCTGGAGGGCCACCTGCTCGGCCGGGACGTGGACGCGCTGCTCGCCGACCTGGGCGGGGTGTGGCGCGAACTGGTACACGACTCGCAGCTGCGCTGGCTCGGTCCCGAGAAGGGGATCATGCACATGGCCATCGGCGCGGCCGTCACCGCGCTGTGGGACCTGCGCGCCAAACGTGAGGGCAAACCGTTGTGGCAGTTGCTGTCCTCGCTCAGCCCGGAGGAGATCGTCGACCTGGTCGACTTCCGGTACCTCACCGACGCGCTGACGCGGGACGAGGCGCTGGACATCCTGCGTGCCGCGCAACCCGGCCGCGCCGAACGGGAGGCCCGGTTGCTCAGCGAGGGCTACCCCGCCTACACCACGACGCCCGGCTGGCTCGGCTACGACGACGCCAAGCTGGCCCGGCTGTGCCGGGAGGCGGTGGCCGACGGGTTCGGCCAGATCAAACTCAAGGTGGGCGCCGATCTCGACGAGGACGTGCGGCGCCTGCGGATCGCCCGCGAGGTGTGCGGTCCGGACGTCCGCATCGCGGTGGACGCCAACCAGCGCTGGGACGTCGGCGACGCGATCCGGTGGCTGGAGCGGCTGCGGCCGTTCGACATCGCCTGGATCGAGGAGCCCACCAGTCCGGACGACATCCTCGGCCACGCCGCGATCGCCCGGGCGGTCGCGCCCATCCCGGTGGCCACCGGCGAGCACGGCGCCAACCGCGTGCTGTTCAAACAGATGCTGCAGGCGAACGCGTTGTCGGTGCTCCAGCTCGACGCCACCCGGGTCGGCGGTGTGAACGAGAACATCGCGATCCTGTTGCTGGCCGCGAAGTTCGGCGTCCGGGTGTGCCCGCACGCCGGCGGGGTGGGCCTGTGCGAGGCGGTGCAGCACCTGGCGATGTTCGACTACGTCGCGGTGTCGGGCACGGCCGAGGACCGGATGATCGAGTTCGTCGACCACCTGCACGAGCACTTCGTCACCCCGGTCGACGTCCACGATGGACGGTACTTCGCGCCCAAGGCGCCCGGGGCCGGGACCGAGATGCACGCCTCCTCGCTCGCGGAGTACGCCCATGGTTAA
- a CDS encoding amidohydrolase family protein, whose amino-acid sequence MSTDFVVDTHLHLWDLTVGEYAWLPPEGPLHATFTAEQARHELDAAGIAAAVLVQAEDSETDTEFLLAQADRHDWIAGVVGWVRLDEPDTALRQLDRWQQHPAFRGVRHLVHDDPREDFLELPAVRRSLTALAERGLPFDVPDAWPRHLARVADLAAALPELTIVVDHLGKPPGDPAEFRNWEATLRSVAAHPNTVAKVSGLQRPGEPLTVAAARPAVAVAFEAFGPRRLMYGGDWPMTVPSGGYRPTWETVSTLFGELSETERSDVLSGTASAVYGVAERV is encoded by the coding sequence ATGAGCACCGATTTCGTCGTGGACACCCACCTGCACCTGTGGGACCTCACCGTCGGCGAGTACGCGTGGCTGCCGCCGGAGGGGCCGCTGCACGCCACCTTCACCGCGGAGCAGGCCCGGCATGAACTCGACGCCGCGGGCATCGCCGCCGCGGTGCTGGTGCAGGCCGAGGACTCCGAGACCGACACCGAGTTCCTGCTCGCGCAGGCCGACCGCCACGACTGGATCGCCGGGGTGGTCGGCTGGGTCCGCCTCGACGAGCCGGACACCGCACTGCGGCAGCTGGACCGCTGGCAGCAGCACCCGGCGTTCCGCGGCGTGCGGCACCTCGTGCACGACGATCCGCGCGAGGACTTCCTGGAACTGCCCGCGGTGCGCCGGTCACTCACCGCGCTCGCCGAGCGCGGCCTGCCCTTCGACGTGCCGGACGCCTGGCCCCGGCACCTCGCCCGGGTCGCCGATCTGGCCGCCGCGCTGCCGGAGCTGACGATCGTGGTCGACCACCTCGGCAAGCCACCGGGGGATCCGGCGGAGTTCCGGAACTGGGAGGCGACGCTGCGGTCGGTCGCCGCGCACCCGAACACGGTCGCCAAGGTCTCCGGGCTGCAACGGCCCGGAGAACCACTCACCGTCGCCGCGGCGCGACCGGCCGTCGCGGTCGCGTTCGAGGCCTTCGGTCCGCGGCGGCTGATGTACGGCGGCGACTGGCCGATGACCGTCCCCAGTGGAGGGTACCGCCCAACCTGGGAAACCGTTTCGACACTGTTCGGTGAGCTGTCCGAGACCGAACGGTCCGATGTGTTGTCCGGTACCGCGAGCGCGGTCTACGGTGTGGCGGAGCGGGTGTGA
- a CDS encoding SDR family NAD(P)-dependent oxidoreductase — MGEFDGLVAVVTGGASGIGAAVVAALHERGARVAALDLQAVDDGDGLLGVRADVTDDASVRQAIAAVVDRFGGLDIVVNNAGIGAQGTVEDNDDAEWQRVLDVNLLGMMRVSRAALPHLRRSRAAAIVNIGSIAATAGLPQRALYSASKGGVAALTRAMAADHLAEGIRVNCVHPGTADTPWIGRLLQRAADPDAERAALEARQPHGRLVSPQEIAHAVLYLASPLATSTAGAGIAVDGGMQELRLRPR, encoded by the coding sequence ATGGGCGAGTTCGACGGGCTGGTCGCGGTGGTGACCGGCGGGGCGTCCGGGATCGGCGCCGCGGTGGTGGCGGCGCTGCACGAGCGGGGCGCGCGGGTGGCCGCCCTCGATCTGCAGGCGGTGGACGACGGGGACGGATTGCTCGGCGTGCGGGCCGACGTCACCGACGACGCGTCGGTGCGGCAGGCGATCGCGGCGGTCGTGGACCGCTTCGGCGGCCTGGACATCGTGGTCAACAACGCCGGCATCGGTGCGCAGGGCACCGTCGAGGACAACGACGACGCCGAGTGGCAGCGGGTGCTCGACGTCAACCTGCTCGGCATGATGCGCGTCAGCCGCGCGGCGCTGCCGCACCTGCGCCGATCGCGGGCGGCGGCGATCGTGAACATCGGGTCGATCGCCGCGACCGCCGGGTTGCCGCAGCGGGCGCTCTATTCCGCGTCGAAGGGCGGCGTCGCGGCCTTGACCCGGGCGATGGCCGCCGACCACCTGGCCGAGGGGATCCGCGTCAACTGCGTCCACCCGGGCACCGCGGACACCCCGTGGATCGGCCGTCTGCTGCAGCGCGCCGCCGATCCGGACGCCGAACGCGCGGCGCTGGAGGCGCGGCAGCCGCACGGCCGGCTGGTGTCGCCGCAGGAGATCGCGCACGCCGTGCTGTACCTGGCCAGCCCGCTGGCGACGTCCACGGCCGGGGCCGGGATCGCGGTGGACGGCGGTATGCAGGAGCTGCGGCTGCGGCCGCGCTGA
- a CDS encoding ABC transporter permease, which translates to MTTVKAPVAERQQAGGVAGAIKSRLQQLLAFASLIVIYAFFSIVSPFFFSYGNFIAILFSTVVIGTLAVGTTFVIITGGIDLSIGTGMALCAVMSGVFIVNMGLPLAVGVPLAILFGGLIGLVNGINVALLKIPPFIATLAMMLVAEGLALVLSHSTPIYFSNSPGYIEISAGNLIPNVPNAVLILLVIAIIAGVLLTKSVLGRYTYSIGSNEEATALSGIDVRRWKLGIYTFAGLFIGLAGVMISARLGSAQPATGMGYELQAIAAVVIGGTSLSGGKGSILGTLIGALIISVLNNGLQIMSIPQEWQNVILGCVILVAVYTDRIRKREA; encoded by the coding sequence ATGACCACGGTCAAGGCTCCGGTGGCGGAGCGGCAGCAGGCCGGCGGCGTGGCCGGCGCGATCAAGAGCAGGCTCCAGCAACTGCTGGCGTTCGCGAGCCTCATCGTGATCTACGCTTTCTTCTCGATCGTCAGCCCGTTCTTCTTCTCCTACGGCAACTTCATCGCCATCCTGTTCTCCACGGTGGTGATCGGGACCCTCGCGGTCGGCACCACGTTCGTCATCATCACCGGCGGCATCGACCTGTCCATCGGCACCGGGATGGCGCTGTGCGCGGTCATGTCCGGGGTGTTCATCGTGAACATGGGACTGCCGCTGGCCGTCGGGGTGCCGCTGGCGATCCTGTTCGGCGGGCTGATCGGGCTGGTCAACGGGATCAACGTGGCCCTGCTGAAGATCCCGCCGTTCATCGCGACGCTGGCGATGATGCTCGTCGCCGAGGGGCTGGCGCTCGTGCTGTCGCACAGCACCCCCATCTACTTCAGCAACTCGCCCGGCTACATCGAGATCTCGGCGGGCAACCTGATCCCGAACGTGCCCAACGCGGTGCTGATCCTGCTGGTGATCGCGATCATCGCGGGCGTGCTGCTGACCAAGAGCGTGCTCGGCCGCTACACCTACTCCATCGGCAGCAACGAGGAGGCCACGGCACTGTCCGGCATCGACGTGCGCCGGTGGAAGCTCGGGATCTACACGTTCGCGGGGCTGTTCATCGGTCTGGCCGGCGTGATGATCTCGGCCCGGCTGGGGTCGGCGCAGCCGGCCACCGGCATGGGGTACGAGCTGCAGGCGATCGCCGCCGTGGTGATCGGCGGGACGTCGCTGTCCGGCGGCAAGGGATCGATCCTCGGCACCCTGATCGGTGCGCTGATCATCTCGGTGCTCAACAACGGGTTGCAGATCATGTCCATCCCGCAGGAGTGGCAGAACGTCATCCTCGGGTGCGTGATCCTGGTGGCCGTCTACACCGACCGGATCCGGAAACGGGAAGCCTGA
- a CDS encoding aldo/keto reductase, which translates to MVNLPGPFAFGAANLGNLYSPMSDEQAHAVLAAAWDCGIRYFDTAPHYGLGLSERRLGAFLAGRPRAEFVVSTKVGRLLVPDPAGADRLDEANQFAVPADHRRVWDFTAGGVRRSLEESLTRMGLDSVDVVYLHDPEEYDLPAALASGLPALAALREEGLVRAIGVGSKSVTALAAAARSGVADLLMVAGRFTLLDQTAMDDVLPECGDRRVGVAVASVFNSGLLATPEPSASSRFDYAAAPPDVLVTAREIAAVCAEFGVDLPTAALHFPLRDPTVHAVVAGAATPGEIRENDRRLRTHVPAELWPTLRDKGLIRA; encoded by the coding sequence ATGGTTAATCTCCCCGGCCCCTTCGCGTTCGGCGCGGCGAACCTGGGCAACCTCTACTCGCCGATGAGCGACGAGCAGGCGCACGCGGTGCTGGCGGCGGCGTGGGACTGCGGGATCCGCTACTTCGACACCGCGCCGCACTACGGTCTCGGCCTGTCCGAGCGCCGGCTGGGCGCTTTCCTGGCCGGCCGCCCGCGGGCGGAGTTCGTGGTGTCGACCAAGGTCGGCCGGCTGCTGGTGCCCGACCCGGCGGGCGCGGACCGGCTGGACGAGGCGAACCAGTTCGCCGTGCCGGCCGATCACCGCCGGGTGTGGGACTTCACCGCCGGCGGGGTGCGGCGCAGTCTGGAGGAGTCGCTGACCCGGATGGGTCTGGACTCGGTCGACGTGGTCTACCTGCACGACCCGGAGGAGTACGACCTGCCCGCGGCCCTGGCCTCCGGGCTGCCCGCGCTCGCCGCGCTGCGTGAGGAGGGCCTGGTGCGGGCGATCGGCGTCGGCTCGAAGTCGGTGACCGCGCTGGCCGCCGCGGCCCGCTCCGGCGTGGCCGACCTCCTGATGGTCGCCGGCCGGTTCACCCTGCTCGACCAGACGGCGATGGACGACGTGCTGCCCGAGTGCGGCGACCGCCGGGTCGGGGTCGCGGTCGCCAGCGTGTTCAACTCCGGGCTGCTCGCCACCCCGGAACCGTCGGCGTCGAGCCGTTTCGACTACGCCGCCGCGCCCCCGGACGTCCTGGTCACCGCGCGCGAGATCGCCGCCGTCTGCGCCGAGTTCGGCGTGGACCTGCCCACCGCCGCGCTGCACTTCCCGCTGCGGGATCCCACGGTGCACGCGGTGGTCGCCGGCGCCGCGACGCCTGGGGAGATCCGGGAGAACGACCGGCGGCTGCGGACGCACGTGCCCGCAGAACTGTGGCCGACACTGCGGGACAAGGGGCTGATCCGGGCATGA
- a CDS encoding sugar ABC transporter ATP-binding protein, whose translation MSGVATMTEPLLEVEGVNKTFPGVRALHDMRLELRSGEVLALVGENGAGKSTLMKLLSGIHRADSGHFRLRGEPYQPAGPRHALELGISIIHQEFNLVPHLTVAQNIFIGREPRRGRLLLDERKLNTGAAELLDRLHLRLDPRAVVGGLTVANQQMVEIAKALSYDPRVLIMDEPTAALNDAEVETLHELIRRFVRPGTGVIYISHRIEEIKRIADRVTVIRDGEYIDTLDMATAATPDIIALMVGRPIDTEARPEGVQQDREVVLRVEGLRTRDLLKDVSFDLRHGEILGFAGLMGAGRTEVARALVGADKAEAGTVTLHGKPVRIANPADAARLGVGYLSEDRKRYGLLLDQDVKANIALSALRDQFTRGGFVRDGALRAKVESYIGTLRIKTPSLDQTTKNLSGGNQQKVVIAKWLAKDCDVLIFDEPTRGIDVGAKEEIYQLLNELTAQGKSIIMISSELPEILRMSHRVVVMSEGRVTRVLGAAEATQENIMHFATLRPDENPADAAELGLAPEEKAGQA comes from the coding sequence ATGAGCGGGGTCGCGACGATGACTGAGCCACTGCTCGAGGTCGAGGGCGTGAACAAGACCTTCCCCGGTGTCCGTGCGCTGCACGACATGCGGCTGGAGTTGCGTTCCGGCGAAGTGCTCGCGCTGGTCGGCGAGAACGGTGCCGGGAAGTCCACCCTGATGAAGCTGCTGTCGGGCATCCACCGGGCCGACTCCGGGCATTTCCGGCTGCGCGGCGAGCCGTACCAGCCGGCCGGCCCGCGGCACGCGCTCGAACTGGGCATCAGCATCATCCACCAGGAGTTCAACCTGGTGCCGCACCTGACGGTCGCGCAGAACATCTTCATCGGGCGGGAACCGCGGCGCGGGCGGCTGCTGCTGGACGAGCGCAAGCTCAACACCGGCGCCGCGGAGCTGCTGGACCGGCTGCACCTGCGGCTGGACCCCCGCGCGGTGGTCGGCGGGCTGACGGTGGCCAACCAGCAGATGGTGGAGATCGCCAAGGCGCTGTCCTACGACCCGCGCGTGCTGATCATGGACGAGCCGACCGCGGCGCTCAACGACGCCGAGGTGGAAACCCTGCACGAACTGATCCGGCGGTTCGTGCGGCCCGGCACCGGCGTCATCTACATCTCCCACCGGATCGAGGAGATCAAGCGCATCGCCGACCGGGTCACCGTGATCCGCGACGGCGAGTACATCGACACCCTCGACATGGCCACCGCGGCCACCCCGGACATCATCGCGCTGATGGTGGGCCGGCCCATCGACACCGAAGCCCGGCCGGAGGGGGTGCAGCAGGACCGGGAGGTCGTGCTGCGCGTCGAGGGCCTGCGCACCCGGGACCTGCTCAAGGACGTGTCGTTCGACCTGCGGCACGGCGAGATCCTCGGGTTCGCCGGGCTGATGGGCGCCGGCCGCACCGAGGTCGCCCGCGCCCTCGTCGGCGCCGACAAGGCGGAGGCCGGCACGGTGACCCTGCACGGCAAGCCGGTCCGCATCGCCAACCCCGCCGACGCCGCCCGCCTCGGTGTGGGCTACCTGTCCGAGGACCGGAAACGGTACGGGCTGCTGCTGGACCAGGACGTCAAGGCCAACATCGCGCTGTCCGCGCTGCGCGACCAGTTCACCCGCGGCGGGTTCGTCCGCGACGGCGCCCTGCGTGCCAAGGTCGAGAGCTACATCGGCACCTTGCGGATCAAGACGCCGTCGCTGGACCAGACCACCAAGAACCTCTCCGGTGGCAACCAGCAGAAGGTCGTCATCGCCAAGTGGCTGGCCAAGGACTGCGACGTCCTCATCTTCGACGAACCGACCCGCGGGATCGACGTCGGCGCGAAAGAGGAGATCTACCAGCTGCTCAACGAGCTCACCGCGCAGGGCAAGTCGATCATCATGATCTCCTCCGAGCTCCCCGAGATCCTGCGCATGTCGCACCGCGTCGTGGTGATGAGCGAGGGCCGCGTCACCCGCGTGCTCGGCGCCGCCGAAGCGACCCAGGAGAACATCATGCACTTCGCGACCCTGCGGCCGGACGAGAACCCCGCCGACGCCGCCGAGCTCGGACTCGCTCCCGAAGAGAAGGCAGGACAGGCATGA
- a CDS encoding ABC transporter permease encodes MIAVELRKLVLRPRMWVSVGLLCLLPAIVAVFLATADFAPPPGQGAAFLSAVVSDGSLYPAAALALVLPLFLPIAVAVVAGDAVAGEAAGGTLRYLLARPVGRTRLLVAKLVAVAVYVTAAIALVVLTSLAVGVLLFGTGGQPGVAGGGAPPPGVISMSGTALSSSALGWRLLGAVAYIVVSMLGFAAITLFLSTVTDSALGAALGGLAVLITSSVLETLDAAAPAKPYLPTHYWLSWIDFFRDPVLWRNIDQGLLLQAGYLVVFFGAAWANFATRDITS; translated from the coding sequence GTGATCGCGGTGGAGCTGCGCAAACTCGTGCTGCGGCCGCGGATGTGGGTGAGCGTGGGGCTGTTGTGCCTGCTGCCCGCGATCGTCGCGGTGTTCCTGGCCACCGCGGACTTCGCCCCACCACCCGGGCAGGGCGCGGCGTTCCTGTCCGCGGTGGTCTCCGACGGCTCGCTGTACCCGGCCGCCGCGCTCGCGCTGGTGCTGCCGTTGTTCCTGCCGATCGCCGTCGCGGTCGTCGCCGGGGACGCGGTCGCCGGCGAGGCCGCCGGCGGCACGCTGCGGTACCTGCTCGCCCGGCCGGTCGGCCGGACCCGGCTGCTGGTTGCGAAGCTCGTCGCGGTCGCCGTCTACGTGACGGCCGCGATCGCGCTCGTGGTCCTGACCTCGCTGGCCGTGGGGGTGCTGCTGTTCGGCACCGGCGGGCAGCCCGGCGTGGCCGGTGGCGGTGCGCCGCCACCCGGGGTGATCTCGATGTCCGGCACGGCGCTGAGCTCGTCGGCACTGGGGTGGCGGCTGCTCGGCGCGGTCGCCTACATCGTGGTGTCGATGCTCGGGTTCGCCGCGATCACGCTGTTCCTGTCCACCGTGACGGACTCGGCGCTCGGCGCCGCCCTCGGCGGTCTCGCGGTGCTGATCACCAGCTCGGTGCTGGAAACCCTGGACGCCGCAGCTCCCGCGAAGCCGTACCTGCCGACGCACTACTGGCTGTCCTGGATCGACTTCTTCCGCGATCCGGTGCTGTGGCGCAACATCGACCAGGGACTGCTCCTGCAGGCCGGTTACCTCGTCGTCTTCTTCGGCGCCGCCTGGGCCAACTTCGCCACCCGGGACATCACCAGCTAG
- a CDS encoding fumarylacetoacetate hydrolase family protein translates to MHFVRLGPVGQERPAVVAGDTTYDLSGLTADVDGAFLASGGVAAARSAVEAGELPELGDADTMRLGAPIARPGAILCIGMNYAEHAAESGSAPPEVPILFLKTPGTVAGPHDPVTIPPGSERTDWEVELGVVIGKRALYLDSPSRSLEHVAGFVVGNDVSERQYQLVDSGGQWSKGKCAPGFSPLGPWLVPAGEVDHGNLRLRSWVNGEPRQDSTTADMIFGVEHLVWHLSRYLALEPGDVILTGTPQGVALSGKYPYLRPGDVVELEIEGLGRQRQEFVAAEVA, encoded by the coding sequence GTGCACTTTGTCCGCCTCGGCCCCGTGGGCCAGGAACGTCCCGCTGTCGTCGCCGGGGACACGACTTACGACCTGTCCGGGCTGACGGCCGACGTCGACGGCGCGTTCCTCGCCTCGGGCGGTGTCGCGGCGGCGCGGTCCGCCGTCGAGGCGGGTGAACTGCCGGAGCTGGGGGACGCCGACACGATGCGCCTCGGCGCGCCCATCGCGCGGCCGGGCGCGATCCTCTGCATCGGCATGAACTACGCCGAGCACGCGGCCGAGTCGGGCTCGGCGCCGCCGGAGGTGCCGATCCTGTTCCTCAAGACCCCCGGCACCGTCGCGGGGCCGCACGATCCGGTGACGATCCCACCGGGCAGCGAGCGCACCGACTGGGAGGTCGAGCTGGGCGTCGTCATCGGCAAGCGCGCCCTCTACCTCGACTCGCCGTCGCGGAGCCTGGAGCACGTGGCCGGGTTCGTGGTCGGCAACGACGTGTCCGAGCGGCAGTACCAGCTCGTCGACTCCGGCGGGCAGTGGAGCAAGGGCAAGTGCGCGCCCGGGTTCAGCCCGCTCGGGCCGTGGCTGGTGCCCGCCGGCGAGGTGGACCACGGCAACCTGCGGTTGCGCAGCTGGGTCAACGGCGAGCCGCGCCAGGACTCCACCACGGCGGACATGATCTTCGGCGTCGAGCACCTGGTGTGGCACCTGAGCCGTTACCTCGCGCTGGAGCCGGGCGACGTGATCCTCACCGGCACCCCGCAGGGCGTGGCGCTGTCCGGGAAGTACCCGTACCTGCGGCCGGGGGACGTGGTGGAGCTCGAGATCGAGGGCCTGGGCAGGCAGCGTCAGGAGTTCGTGGCGGCGGAGGTGGCGTGA